Proteins from a genomic interval of Mycoplasmopsis columboralis:
- the nagB gene encoding glucosamine-6-phosphate deaminase produces MKIIKVDTHKTLSQVCAFMFEEQINKKPNSKICFATGSSPVQTYIELIKKYNQGLLDFSQITTFNLDEYVGIPTTNKCSYHYFMDGNLFNHINVKRENINFPNGNGNVVEEAKKYEEIIKKHGGIDFTILGIGTNGHIAFNEPGSTISDRTREVQLTQSTIESNKIYFDKPSDMPLTAISMGIGTILESKKIVLIASGASKANAIRDMILGPVSPECPASFLQLHNDVTVIVDEEAGKYI; encoded by the coding sequence ATGAAAATTATAAAAGTGGATACACATAAAACGCTCTCACAAGTGTGTGCGTTTATGTTTGAAGAACAAATAAATAAGAAACCAAATTCTAAAATTTGTTTTGCTACTGGTTCTTCACCAGTGCAAACATATATTGAATTAATTAAAAAATATAATCAAGGGTTGCTTGATTTTAGTCAAATTACAACCTTTAATTTAGATGAGTATGTCGGGATACCAACTACAAATAAATGTTCATATCATTATTTTATGGATGGGAATTTATTTAATCATATTAATGTTAAGCGAGAAAACATTAATTTCCCTAACGGAAATGGCAACGTTGTTGAAGAGGCTAAAAAATACGAAGAAATTATTAAAAAACACGGAGGAATTGATTTTACTATTTTAGGAATAGGAACTAACGGACACATCGCTTTTAATGAACCAGGTTCTACAATAAGTGATCGAACACGTGAAGTTCAACTAACTCAAAGTACTATTGAAAGTAATAAAATTTATTTTGATAAACCTTCAGATATGCCTTTAACAGCTATTTCTATGGGAATTGGAACAATTTTAGAATCTAAAAAAATCGTTTTAATTGCTTCCGGAGCTTCTAAAGCTAACGCTATTAGAGACATGATATTAGGACCAGTTTCACCAGAATGTCCCGCAAGTTTTTTACAATTACACAATGATGTAACAGTTATTGTTGATGAAGAAGCTGGAAAATACATTTAA
- the nagA gene encoding N-acetylglucosamine-6-phosphate deacetylase: MIIKNVKVVNPYGVIDNADVYIRDEKIIKIVPKTGLGKNFLFPGFVDLHVHGFKGQDFMDGKTATEEISKQLAEYGVTSIMPTEMTAPWDDLIVALSDIASAEFAGSRHLGIHLEGPFIGEAKKGAHHPEYLLKGTPDLVRTLHRASKGRLKRMSFDPKMVDLETLKEMQSLKIVPSIGHTDVSYNEAQLYFDNRVRNVCHMWNAMSGIDSRKPGLVQAAFNRNVYTEIILDFEHICPETIDFTLQHKDLEYIVCVSDAIRPAYGPDGDSISGSIPVTKKGKNIYLKGTNTIAGSGITLYDTFKNLMKMKVKLPDIAKLTSTNALDSIKHKKIGRIREGYYADLVMIDRKSLDIKAVIINGRLVKGEI; this comes from the coding sequence ATGATAATAAAAAACGTTAAAGTTGTTAATCCATATGGAGTTATTGACAATGCTGATGTGTATATTCGTGATGAAAAAATTATAAAAATCGTTCCTAAAACTGGGCTTGGAAAAAACTTTCTTTTTCCTGGTTTTGTAGATTTACACGTTCACGGATTTAAAGGTCAAGATTTCATGGATGGTAAAACTGCAACCGAAGAAATTTCAAAACAACTAGCTGAATATGGTGTAACATCAATTATGCCCACAGAAATGACTGCTCCTTGAGATGATTTAATTGTTGCGCTCTCTGATATTGCTTCTGCTGAATTTGCGGGTTCAAGACATTTAGGAATTCACCTTGAAGGACCTTTTATTGGTGAGGCAAAAAAAGGAGCCCATCATCCAGAATATCTTCTAAAAGGGACACCAGATTTAGTTCGCACATTACATAGAGCTTCAAAAGGAAGATTAAAAAGAATGTCTTTTGACCCTAAAATGGTGGATTTAGAAACTCTTAAAGAAATGCAATCCTTAAAAATTGTTCCTTCAATTGGACATACTGATGTTTCTTATAATGAAGCACAATTGTATTTTGATAATCGTGTTCGCAATGTTTGTCATATGTGAAACGCAATGAGTGGAATTGATTCGCGTAAACCAGGTTTGGTGCAAGCTGCGTTTAATCGAAATGTTTATACTGAAATCATTTTAGATTTCGAGCATATTTGTCCTGAAACAATTGACTTTACTTTACAACACAAGGATTTAGAATATATTGTTTGTGTTTCAGATGCTATTAGACCTGCATACGGTCCAGATGGAGACTCAATTTCTGGATCAATTCCAGTAACTAAAAAAGGGAAAAATATTTATTTAAAAGGAACTAATACTATTGCCGGAAGCGGAATTACACTATATGACACTTTTAAAAATCTAATGAAAATGAAGGTTAAATTACCTGATATTGCTAAGTTAACTTCAACAAATGCATTAGATTCAATTAAACATAAAAAAATCGGTCGTATTCGTGAAGGATATTATGCAGATTTAGTCATGATCGATCGTAAATCATTAGATATTAAAGCAGTTATCATAAACGGGAGATTAGTTAAAGGAGAAATATAA